GGCACTGTCGTCGGTACGGGCATTCATCCTGCTACCCCTTTGCCCCGGGTCGTCGAATCCGTGCGACGACCCGGCTCGTTCGTGTCACAAACCCGCTCAGCGGCGGCGAGACTTGCGGTCATCCTTGACGTGACCCTTGAAAGTGCGGGTCGGGGCGAACTCGCCGAGCTTGTGCCCGACCATGTTCTCGCTGATGAACACCGGCACGTGCTTGCGGCCGTCGTGCACCGCAATCGTGTGCCCCACCATGTCCGGGATGACCGTGGACCGGCGCGACCAGGTCTTGATCACCGTCTTCTTGTTGGACTCGTTCAGGGTGTCCACCTTCTTGAGCAGGTGGTCGTCCACGAACGGGCCCTTCTTCAGGCTACGTGGCATCGGTCGTTACCTCCCTGCTCAGCGCCGCTTCTTCTTGCCGGTGCGACGGCGCCGAACGATGAGCTTGTCACTGGGTTTGCTGCGGCGGCTACGACCCTCGGGCTTACCCTTCGGGTTGACCGGGTGACGACCACCGGAGGTGCGTCCCTCACCACCGCCGTGCGGGTGGTCGATCGGGTTCATGACGACACCGCGGACGGTCGGGCGCTTGCCCTTCCAGCGGTTACGCCCCGCCTTGCCCCAGTTGATGTTGGAGTGCTCGGAGTTACCGACCTCGCCAACAGTGGCCCGGCAGCGGACATCGACGTTGCGGATCTCACCCGAAGGCATCCGCAACTGGGCGTAAGGCCCTTCCTTGGCCACCAGCTGAACCCTGGTGCCCGCCGAACGAGCGATCTTCGCCCCACCACCGGGACGCAGCTCGATGGCGTGGATCACCGTACCGGTGGGGATGTTGCGCATCGGCAGGTTGTTACCCGGCTTGATGTCGGCCCGCGGCCCGCTCTCCACCATGTGGCCCTGCTGGACCTTGTTCGGCGCGATGATGTAACGCTTCTCGCCGTCCCGGTAGTGCAGCAGCGCGATGCGCGCGCTCCGGTTGGGGTCGTACTCGATGTGCGCGACCTTGGCCGGCACACCGTCCTTGTCGTTGCGGCGGAAGTCGATCACGCGGTAAGCACGCTTGTGACCGCCACCCTGGTGCCGAGTGGTGATCCGGCCGTGCCCGTTCCGGCCGCCCTTGCCGTGCAGCGGACGGACCAGCGACTTCTCCGGGTAGGATCGGGTGATCTCGGAGAAATCGGCCACGCTCGAACCGCGACGGCCCGCCGTCGTCGGCTTGTACTTGCGAATGCCCATCTCTATCGCAGTCCTCAGTCTCCTTCGGTCGGTTGCGAACGCCCGCTTCAGGCGGCCGAACCGCCGAAGATCTCAATCGGCTTGCTATCGGGGGACAGCGTCACGATCGCCCGCTTGGTGTCCTTGCGTTTGCCGAAACCGGTGCGGGTCCGCTTGCGCTTGCCCTGGCGGTTGATCGTGTTGACACTCTTGACCTGCACGCCGAAGATCTTCTCGACCGCGATCTTGATCTCGGTCTTGTTGGAGGTCGGGCGCACCAGGAACGTGTACTGGTTCTCCGAGATCAGGCCGTAGCTCTTCTCGGAGATCACCGGCGCGATGATGATGTCTCGCGGATCGGGGATCACTGGTCTGCCTCCTCAGCCTGACTCGAAGTCGCGTCGGAAGTGACCGCGGTCTTGGCCGAACGACCCGGAGACCGTTCCGCGACGAAACGCTCGAAGGCTTCCTTGCTGAACACGACGTCGTCGTTGACCAGAACGTCGTAGGTGTTCAGCTGACCGGGGTCGATGATGTGCACGTGGGGAAGGTTGCGCAGGCTCAGCCACGCGTTCTCCTCGGTGCGGTTGAGCACCACCAGCACGCGCCGGGCGTCGGTGACGTTGCGCAGCGCGGCCTTGGCCTCCTTGGTGGAGGGCTTGTCACCGGTCGTCACCTGGTTGATGACGTGCAGCTGCTCGGAACGCGCCCGGTCGGAGAGGGCACCGCGCAGGGCGGCGGCCTTCATCTTCTTGGGCGTGCGCTGCGAGTAGTCGCGCGGGGTCGGGCCGTGCACCGTGCCACCGCCGACGAACTGCGGGGCGCGGATCGAACCCTGCCGGGCGTTACCGGTCCCCTTCTGGCGGTACGGCTTCTTGCTACCGCCGGAGACCTCGGCGCGGGTCTTGACCGAGTGCGTGCCCTGCCGAGCCGCCGCGAGCTGGGCGGTCACGACCTGGTGCATCAGCGGCACGTTCGCCTGCGCGTCGAACAGCTCCGCGGGCAGATCGACCTGCCCGTCGGTCTTGCCTTCCGGGGTACGGACGTCGAGCTTCGCGGCCATCACGCACCACCCTTCGTAGAGCTCTTGACCAGCACGAGGCCACCGTTCGGGCCGGGAATGGCACCCTTGATCAGCAGCAGCCCGGACTCGTCGTCGACCCGGTGAACCTTGAGGTTCTGGGTGGTCACGCGGTTGCCGCCCATACGGCCGGGCATCTTCTTGCCCTTGAACACCCTGGCGGGGTAAGCGCAACCACCGATCGAGCCCGGCTTGCGGTGCACGGCCTGGGTACCGTGACTCATCGGCTGCCTGCCGAAGTTGTACCGCTTGATCGTGCCCGCGAAGCCCTTGCCCTTGCTGGTGCCGACCACGTCGACCTGGGCGCCCGACTCGAACACGTCGGCCGTCAGCTCCTGGCCGAGTTCGTAGTCGTTGGCGTCCGAGGTGCGCAGCTCGACCAGGTGACGACGCGGCGTCACTCCGGCACGGGCGAACTGGCCACCACGTGGCTTGCTCACCTTGCGCGGATCGATGGCGCCGAACGCCAGCTGCACGGCCTGGTAGCCGTCGTTCTCGTTGGTACGGATCTGGGTCACCAGGTTGGGCCCGGCCTGCACGACCGTCACCGGGACAACCCGGTTGTTGTCGTCGAAGACCTGGGTCATCCCGAGCTTGGTGCCCAGAATCCCCTTCATCTGCCTTTCAGACATGGGTCTCGTTCTCTCCGCCGCCTGTCACTGAAACGAATGCGCGTCGACCGCTCACTGAATATTCACATCGACACTGGCCGGCAGGTCGATGCGCATGAGCGCATCCACCGTCTTGGGTGTCGGCTCGACGATGTCGATGAGTCGCTTGTGCGTCCGCATCTCGAAGTGCTCCCGCGAGTCCTTGTACTTGTGCGGGGAGCGGATGACGCAGTAGACGTTCTTCTCGGTAGGCAGCGGCACCGGCCCGACGACCGAAGCGCCGGTGCGCGTCACGGTCTCGACGATCTTGCGCGCGGACGCGTCGATCGCCTCGTGGTCGTAGGCCTTGAGCCGGATGCGGATCTTCTGTCCCGCCATAGTGGCTTGCCGTTCCTCTAGTCTCGTGCCGCTAGTACCTAGCGCGGTGCGCAGACCCGGCGCCGACGTCGCGGCGACCCGGCGGCCACGTGCTGAAGCGCACGTACCTGCCCGATCTCGCGAACGCGACACCACGGTTTCGCAGCCCGCCCCTGTTCAGGTGTCTGGGTGCCCGGTACACGCGGTCGGGCGTGTCGCCCGCGCGACGCAACCGGTCCCATCGATCCACGCCGATGAGATGGATCCGCAGGGATCCGTACACCTCGGGTTGCCACCTAATCGGCCCCGGCCGGAACGTTTGTCCGGCGGCACCCGCGCAACCGGAACGCCGCCCCGCGAAGGAAATTCACGGCAACGGCGTGCCCACGTCGAAGCGGCCGAACCGATCACGAACCGTGATTCACACGGCTCAGGAAGTTCGGCCGCCTCAACAGGCAACCCGTTCAGGGTGACACACCGAGTGCGTCGCCCCTGAATCGGGGTGGGTTCCGGGTCCGGTCACCACCGGGTCCGGAACCCTGCCCTCACTTGGTGACCTTGATGACGCGACCCGCGCCGACGGTACGGCCGCCCTCACGGATCGCGAAGCGCAGCCCTTCCTCCATGGCGATGGGCTGGATGAGCTGCACCGACATCTCCGTGTTGTCACCGGGCATGACCATCTCGGTGCCCTCGGGAAGGGTCACCACACCGGTCACGTCGGTGGTACGGAAGTAGAACTGCGGACGGTAGTTGTTGAAGAACGGCGTGTGCCTGCCGCCCTCGTCCTTGGACAGGATGTAGACCTGCGCCTCGAACTCGGTGTGCGGGGTGGTGGTGCCGGGCTTGATGACAACCATGCCCCGCTCGACGTCCTCACGCTTGACACCACGCAGCAGCAGACCGACGTTGTCGCCGGCCTCACCGCTGTCGAGCAGCTTGCGGAACATCTCGACACCGGTGACGGTCGTGCTGATCGGCTTCTCCTTGATGCCGACCATCTCGACGTTCTCGTTCACCTTGATGACACCGCGCTCGACACGGCCGGTGACCACGGTCCCGCGACCGGTGATGGAGAAGACGTCCTCCACCGGCATCAGGAACGGCTGGTCGGTGGCACGCTGCGGGTCCGGAACGCTGGAGTCCACCGCGTTGAGCAGCTCCATGATCTTCTGGCCCCACTCGGCGTCGCCCTCCAGGGCCTTCAGCGCCGAGACACGGACGATCGGTACGTCGTCGCCCGGGAAGTCCTGCTCGCTGAGGAGCTCACGGACCTCCATCTCGACCAGGTCCATGATCTCCTCGTCGTCGACCATGTCGGCCTTGTTCAGCGCGACGAGGATGTAGGGGACGCCGACCTGCTTCGCCAGCAGCACGTGCTCGCGGGTCTGCGGCATCGGGCCGTCGGTGGCGGCCACGACCAGGATCGCACCGTCCATCTGGGCGGCACCGGTGATCATGTTCTTCACGTAGTCCGCGTGGCCCGGAGCGTCCACGTGGGCGTAGTGCCGCGCCTCGGTCTGGTACTCGACGTGCGCGATCTGAATCGTGATCCCGCGGTCCTTCTCCTCCGGCGCCTTGTCGATGTCCTCGAAAGGCGTGTAGGGGTTCAGGTCCGGGTGGTTGTCGTGCAGGACCTTGGTGATAGCCGCGGTCAGTGTGGTTTTGCCGTGGTCAACGTGACCGATGGTCCCGATGTTGACGTGCGGCTTGTCCCTCTCGAACTTCGCCTTCGCCACTGGAATGTCCTCCTGGACTCGTCATCATTTCCGCCCCGCCACGGGCTCGGGTCACGCGCCCTCTCGCGTGGGAGCCAGCTCCGGGCGGAGTCCTGTCGGGTTGTGCCATCGGCCCGTTGTCCCGAGCGCGGAAACGGGCCGATGTCGGGCCACAGCGGAGTTACTCCCCCGTGGCCTTCGCGATGATCTCCTTGGCCACGTTCGCCGGAACCTCGCCGTAGGAGTCGAACACCATCGAGTAGTTCGCGCGACCCTGCGTCTTGGAACGCAGGTCGCCCACGTACCCGAACATTTCGGACAGCGGAACCAGCGCCTTGACAACGCGGGAACCGCCACGCTCCTCCATGGCCTGAACGTGACCACGGCGGGAGTTGAGGTCGCCGATGACTTCACCCATGTATTCCTCGGGTGTCGTCGTCTCGACCGCCATCAACGGTTCGAGCAGCGCGGGACTGGCCTTGGAGCAGGCCTCCTTCATCGCCATCGAACCGGCGACCTTGAACGCCATTTCCGACGAGTCCACCTCGTGGTACTGGCCGTCCACCAAGGTCATCTTGACACCGACCATCGGATAGCCCGCCAGCACACCGACCTGCATGGCGTCCTGCGCGCCCTCGTCCACCGACGGAATGTACTCGCGGGGGATACGCCCACCGGTGATCTGGTTGTCGAACTCGTAGGTCGCGCTCTCCGAGCTCTGCTCGATCGGATCCAGGTTGACGACCACACGCGCGAACTGACCGGAACCACCGGTCTGCTTCTTGTGCGTGAACTCGTGCTTCTGGACCGACTTGCGGATCGTCTCGCGGTAGGCGACCTGCGGCTTGCCGATGTTGGCCTCGACCTTGAAGTCGGTCTTCATCCGGTTGACCAGGACCTCGAGGTGGAGCTCACCCATGCCCTTGACGATGGTCTGCCCGGTCTCCTCGTCGAACTTGACCTGGAAGGTCGGGTCCTCTTCGGCGAGCTTCTGGATCGAGGTGGACAGCTTCTCCTGATCGGCCTTGGTCTTGGGCTCGATCGCGACCTCGATGACCGGGTCGGGGAAGCTCATCGACTCCAGAACGATCTGGTTCTGCGGGTCGCACAGGGTGTCACCGGTGCTGGTGTCCTTCAGCCCGACGACCGCGTAGATGTGCCCGGCCTGTCCCTCCTCGACCGGGTTCTCCTTGTTGGAGTGCATCTGGAACAGCTTGCCGATGCGCTCCTTGCGGTCCCGGATGGAGTTCATCACCTGGGCACCCTGCTCGATCTTGCCCGAGTAGACCCGGACGTAGGTGAGCTTGCCGTAGAACGGGTGCACGGCCACCTTGAACGCCAGGGCCGAGAAGGGCTCCTCGGTGCTGGCCTGCCGCTCGGCGGCATCGCCGGAGCCCGGCAGCACGCCCTGCACCGCGGGAATGTCCAGCGGCGAGGGGAGGTACTCCACGACCGCGTCCAGCATCGGCTGCACGCCCTTGTTCTTGAAGGCGGTCCCGCACAGCACGGGGAAGGCCTCCTGGCTCAGCGTGAGCGCACGGATGCCCTGCTTGATCTGCTCGACGGTCAGTTCCTCACCGCCGAAGTAGGCCTCCATGAGCTCTTCACTGGACTCGGCGACCGACTCGAGCAGCTCGTTGCGGTACTCGTGGGCGGTCTCGACCAGATCGGCCGGGATGTCCTCGAGCTCGTACTGCGCGCCCTTGGCCACGTCACCACGCCAGGTCAGCGCCTTCATGCTGACCAGGTCGACAACACCCTCGAAGTCGGACTCGCTGCCGATGGGCAGTTGCAGCACCAGCGGCTTGGCGTTGAGTCGTTCCCGGATGGTGCCGAGGGTGAAGTAGAAGTCGGCGCCCATCTTGTCCATCTTGTTGACGAAACAGATGCGCGGGACGCCGTACTTGTCCGCCTGGCGCCACACCTGCTCGGACTGGGGCTCGACCCCCTCCTTGCCGTCGAACACGGCGACGGCGCCGTCGAGCACCCGCAGCGAACGCTCCACCTCGGCGGTGAAGTCGACGTGCCCGGGGGTGTCGATGAGGTTGATCTGATGTTCCTGCCAGAACGTCGTGGTGGCAGCCGAGGTAATCGTGATACCCCGCTTCTGCTCCTCCGACATCCAATCCATCGTCGCGGCGCCGTCGTGTACCTCACCGAGCTTGTAGTTGATCCCGGTGTAGTACAGAACCCGTTCGGTCGTGGTGGTCTTGCCCGCGTCGATGTGGGCCATGATGCCGATGTTGCGGACCTTGGTCAGGTCGGTCAGCACGTCGCGTGCCACGAGTTAGTCCCCGTTCCTACAGCAAGCCTGAAGCCGTCGAATCGGTGAGCCGAGGCGGGCAATACAGCCGTGCCCGGCCTCACCACCGGTAATGCGCGAAAGCCTTGTTGGATTCCGCCATCTTGTGCGTGTCCTCGCGCTTCTTGACACTCGCACCGAGACCGTTGCTGGCATCGAGCAGCTCGTTGGTCAGGCGCTCGGTCATCGTCTTCTCACGACGCTGCCGGGAGAAACGAACCACCCAGCGCAGGGCCAGCGTGGTGGAGCGGCCGGCGCGCACCTCGACCGGGACCTGATAGGTCGCGCCACCGACACGGCGGCTGCGTACCTCCAGCGAGGGCTTGATGTTGTCCAGTGCGCGCTTGAGCGTCACGATCGGGTCGGTGCCGGTCTTCTCGCGGCACCCCTCGAGCGCGGAGTAGACGATGCGCTCGGCGAGCGAGCGCTTGCCGTCCACCAGGACCTTGTTCACCAGCTGAGTGACCAGCGGCGAGCTGTACACGGGATCGGCGTTCAGCTGCCGCTTCGGTGCAGGACCCTTCCGGGGCATCAGCTCTTCTCCTTCTTCGCTCCGTACCGGCTGCGAGCCTGCTTACGATTCTTCACGCCCTGCGTGTCGAGCGAACCGCGAATGATCTTGTAGCGGACACCTGGGAGGTCCTTCACACGGCCACCGCGGACGAGCACGATCGAGTGCTCCTGCAGGTTGTGCCCCTCGCCGGGGATGTAGGCCGTGATCTCGACGCCGCTGGTGAGCTTCACACGAGCGACCTTGCGCAGTGACGAGTTCGGCTTCTTCGGAGTCGTGGTGTACACGCGGGTGCACACACCACGGCGCTGCGGGCTTCCCTTGAGCGCCGCGGTCGTCACCTTCGCGGCCTTGTCGTGGCGGCCCTTTCGGACCAGCTGCTGGATGGTGGGCATGGACCGGCTTTCTTCTCGAGCGTTCGCGTCTTGGTGGTACTCGTTAACAGCAGCGCTCGTTCGAGCACCGTTCGCACCCCTGGCGCCGAGCACCGCGTACGTAGGTCTCTGTGTACTTGGGCCTCTCCCGCGCCCTCACCCGCGACACGAGGTCGGGCGTGTCGCCCGTTCCTCAGCCGTTCGGCGGGGCGGCGTCCCAGCGGGCAGTGCCCCGGTGGGCCGTCAGGAGAGTTCCGCACCATCCACGGGCGCTCCCCCGCCGACCACGCGGGCGGTTCTCGCGCACGGACATGCGGAGTGACCCGAGGGGTTTCGGGTCCAAGTCATAAAGATACCTGCCCCGTTTGCAGAGGGTCAAAACGGGGGTGCGCGCCCGACTCGCCAACGCCCGCACCCGACTTTACTGCGGAAGGCAAGAGATCGCGAGCACCTGGCCACCAGGCTCCCGCACTGTGGATACCCGAGCACGCCCCCGAGCCGCCCCACCCGCTGTTATCCAGTGTCCCCGCTGTTATCCAGTGTCCCCGCTGTTATCCAGCGTCGCGCTCCCGAGAGGAAGACCCGACGTCGCGCGGGTCGCAGCCCGATGTCGGCTACCCGCTGCGAGAGCCGGCGGGAGATCCGGCCGAGCGAGTGGCACTACAACCCGGCCGGAAAACCTCGATCAGGAATCGTCCAGCACATCGAGCTGCCCGGAGCTGACGCTGTTGATCCGCCGAGGAGCCGGTTTGGGGTGATGCGACTGCTCGCCGCCCGCTCCCTGATCACCGCGCCCCGCTCGCGGACGCGGTTCCGCGTCGTCGGAACCGACCGCCCGCCCCTCGGACTCCGGCTGAACCTCGGGACCGGAGTCGACGCTCCGGTCGGGCCCGCTCTCCTGAGCCGCGCCGGCCCTCCGGGGAGCAGCCACGGCGGATTCGGAGTCACCGTTGTCCGGGACCGCACCGTCGCGAGCGACCGCGGCGGGACGGCCGGGGACGTCGGGACCGTCGGTGGCCTCGGAGTACCCGGGGCCGTCGATGTGCCCGGGGCCGTCGATGTGCCCGGCCGCGGCAGGGCGAGCGGAGACATCAGGGTGACCGACCTCGTCGGACACGGTCGGAATCACGTGAGTTCGCCGAACATCATCCGATTCGGGGAAGGAATCGACGGTTTCCCCACCTTCCGGAGCGTTCGAGCCGAACGCGGCGGCATCGAAACCCACTTCCGGCTCGCCGGGTTCGGTCCATCCGGTGCTCCCTCCGGAACCGGTTCCGGGACTCGACGCCCGTCCGGCTTCGAACCACGAGTCCGAGGGCTCGGCCGGAACCGAGGTGTCGAAGGCGACGCGCTCCTCCCTTCCCGTCGCGGCGGGCGTCTCGGAACGCTCCGCGGCGAGCTCGGGCTCCTCGGAAACCCGGCGCTCCGCGTTGTCGACGTCCGGTCGATCGTGCTTCTCCGGGGAACCGAGTGCGTCGGTGTGGACCGCGCGAGCCTCCGGGGAGGCCACGGCGCCGGACTCCGGCTCCCGCGCGGCGGACGTCGCGGGCTCGTCGAACGCCCGCTCCATCCCGGGAAGCGGCGAACTCCCGTCGCGCCGCCCCGCTTCCGGTGCGGAAGGTTCCCCGGGCACTTCCGACTCCGCGAGCGTCCCGGGTGACTCCTCGCTCGAAGAGCGTTGTCCGGGGCGAGC
This portion of the Actinopolyspora lacussalsi genome encodes:
- a CDS encoding small subunit ribosomal protein S19 (product_source=KO:K02965; cath_funfam=3.30.860.10; cog=COG0185; ko=KO:K02965; pfam=PF00203; superfamily=54570; tigrfam=TIGR01050), yielding MPRSLKKGPFVDDHLLKKVDTLNESNKKTVIKTWSRRSTVIPDMVGHTIAVHDGRKHVPVFISENMVGHKLGEFAPTRTFKGHVKDDRKSRRR
- a CDS encoding large subunit ribosomal protein L2 (product_source=KO:K02886; cath_funfam=2.30.30.30,2.40.50.140,4.10.950.10; cog=COG0090; ko=KO:K02886; pfam=PF00181,PF03947; smart=SM01382,SM01383; superfamily=50104,50249; tigrfam=TIGR01171), with amino-acid sequence MGIRKYKPTTAGRRGSSVADFSEITRSYPEKSLVRPLHGKGGRNGHGRITTRHQGGGHKRAYRVIDFRRNDKDGVPAKVAHIEYDPNRSARIALLHYRDGEKRYIIAPNKVQQGHMVESGPRADIKPGNNLPMRNIPTGTVIHAIELRPGGGAKIARSAGTRVQLVAKEGPYAQLRMPSGEIRNVDVRCRATVGEVGNSEHSNINWGKAGRNRWKGKRPTVRGVVMNPIDHPHGGGEGRTSGGRHPVNPKGKPEGRSRRSKPSDKLIVRRRRTGKKKRR
- a CDS encoding large subunit ribosomal protein L23 (product_source=KO:K02892; cath_funfam=3.30.70.330; cog=COG0089; ko=KO:K02892; pfam=PF00276; superfamily=54189), whose product is MIPDPRDIIIAPVISEKSYGLISENQYTFLVRPTSNKTEIKIAVEKIFGVQVKSVNTINRQGKRKRTRTGFGKRKDTKRAIVTLSPDSKPIEIFGGSAA
- a CDS encoding large subunit ribosomal protein L4 (product_source=KO:K02926; cath_funfam=3.40.1370.10; cog=COG0088; ko=KO:K02926; pfam=PF00573; superfamily=52166; tigrfam=TIGR03953); its protein translation is MAAKLDVRTPEGKTDGQVDLPAELFDAQANVPLMHQVVTAQLAAARQGTHSVKTRAEVSGGSKKPYRQKGTGNARQGSIRAPQFVGGGTVHGPTPRDYSQRTPKKMKAAALRGALSDRARSEQLHVINQVTTGDKPSTKEAKAALRNVTDARRVLVVLNRTEENAWLSLRNLPHVHIIDPGQLNTYDVLVNDDVVFSKEAFERFVAERSPGRSAKTAVTSDATSSQAEEADQ
- a CDS encoding large subunit ribosomal protein L3 (product_source=KO:K02906; cath_funfam=4.10.960.10; cog=COG0087; ko=KO:K02906; pfam=PF00297; superfamily=50447; tigrfam=TIGR03625), whose translation is MSERQMKGILGTKLGMTQVFDDNNRVVPVTVVQAGPNLVTQIRTNENDGYQAVQLAFGAIDPRKVSKPRGGQFARAGVTPRRHLVELRTSDANDYELGQELTADVFESGAQVDVVGTSKGKGFAGTIKRYNFGRQPMSHGTQAVHRKPGSIGGCAYPARVFKGKKMPGRMGGNRVTTQNLKVHRVDDESGLLLIKGAIPGPNGGLVLVKSSTKGGA
- a CDS encoding small subunit ribosomal protein S10 (product_source=KO:K02946; cath_funfam=3.30.70.600; cog=COG0051; ko=KO:K02946; pfam=PF00338; smart=SM01403; superfamily=54999; tigrfam=TIGR01049) encodes the protein MAGQKIRIRLKAYDHEAIDASARKIVETVTRTGASVVGPVPLPTEKNVYCVIRSPHKYKDSREHFEMRTHKRLIDIVEPTPKTVDALMRIDLPASVDVNIQ
- a CDS encoding elongation factor Tu (product_source=KO:K02358; cath_funfam=2.40.30.10,3.40.50.300; cog=COG0050; ko=KO:K02358; pfam=PF00009,PF03143,PF03144; superfamily=50465,52540; tigrfam=TIGR00485); amino-acid sequence: MAKAKFERDKPHVNIGTIGHVDHGKTTLTAAITKVLHDNHPDLNPYTPFEDIDKAPEEKDRGITIQIAHVEYQTEARHYAHVDAPGHADYVKNMITGAAQMDGAILVVAATDGPMPQTREHVLLAKQVGVPYILVALNKADMVDDEEIMDLVEMEVRELLSEQDFPGDDVPIVRVSALKALEGDAEWGQKIMELLNAVDSSVPDPQRATDQPFLMPVEDVFSITGRGTVVTGRVERGVIKVNENVEMVGIKEKPISTTVTGVEMFRKLLDSGEAGDNVGLLLRGVKREDVERGMVVIKPGTTTPHTEFEAQVYILSKDEGGRHTPFFNNYRPQFYFRTTDVTGVVTLPEGTEMVMPGDNTEMSVQLIQPIAMEEGLRFAIREGGRTVGAGRVIKVTK
- a CDS encoding elongation factor G (product_source=KO:K02355; cath_funfam=2.40.30.10,3.30.230.10,3.30.70.870,3.40.50.300; cog=COG0480; ko=KO:K02355; pfam=PF00009,PF00679,PF03144,PF03764,PF14492; smart=SM00838,SM00889; superfamily=50447,52540,54211,54980; tigrfam=TIGR00484), with translation MARDVLTDLTKVRNIGIMAHIDAGKTTTTERVLYYTGINYKLGEVHDGAATMDWMSEEQKRGITITSAATTTFWQEHQINLIDTPGHVDFTAEVERSLRVLDGAVAVFDGKEGVEPQSEQVWRQADKYGVPRICFVNKMDKMGADFYFTLGTIRERLNAKPLVLQLPIGSESDFEGVVDLVSMKALTWRGDVAKGAQYELEDIPADLVETAHEYRNELLESVAESSEELMEAYFGGEELTVEQIKQGIRALTLSQEAFPVLCGTAFKNKGVQPMLDAVVEYLPSPLDIPAVQGVLPGSGDAAERQASTEEPFSALAFKVAVHPFYGKLTYVRVYSGKIEQGAQVMNSIRDRKERIGKLFQMHSNKENPVEEGQAGHIYAVVGLKDTSTGDTLCDPQNQIVLESMSFPDPVIEVAIEPKTKADQEKLSTSIQKLAEEDPTFQVKFDEETGQTIVKGMGELHLEVLVNRMKTDFKVEANIGKPQVAYRETIRKSVQKHEFTHKKQTGGSGQFARVVVNLDPIEQSSESATYEFDNQITGGRIPREYIPSVDEGAQDAMQVGVLAGYPMVGVKMTLVDGQYHEVDSSEMAFKVAGSMAMKEACSKASPALLEPLMAVETTTPEEYMGEVIGDLNSRRGHVQAMEERGGSRVVKALVPLSEMFGYVGDLRSKTQGRANYSMVFDSYGEVPANVAKEIIAKATGE
- a CDS encoding small subunit ribosomal protein S7 (product_source=KO:K02992; cath_funfam=1.10.455.10; cog=COG0049; ko=KO:K02992; pfam=PF00177; superfamily=47973; tigrfam=TIGR01029) → MPRKGPAPKRQLNADPVYSSPLVTQLVNKVLVDGKRSLAERIVYSALEGCREKTGTDPIVTLKRALDNIKPSLEVRSRRVGGATYQVPVEVRAGRSTTLALRWVVRFSRQRREKTMTERLTNELLDASNGLGASVKKREDTHKMAESNKAFAHYRW
- a CDS encoding small subunit ribosomal protein S12 (product_source=KO:K02950; cath_funfam=2.40.50.140; cog=COG0048; ko=KO:K02950; pfam=PF00164; superfamily=50249; tigrfam=TIGR00981), with protein sequence MPTIQQLVRKGRHDKAAKVTTAALKGSPQRRGVCTRVYTTTPKKPNSSLRKVARVKLTSGVEITAYIPGEGHNLQEHSIVLVRGGRVKDLPGVRYKIIRGSLDTQGVKNRKQARSRYGAKKEKS